A segment of the Arachis hypogaea cultivar Tifrunner chromosome 5, arahy.Tifrunner.gnm2.J5K5, whole genome shotgun sequence genome:
AGTTTATTGTATAAAGTTCACGTAATTTGAAAGCATATATACTGTTTCTATGCGTTAATCAAATAATGGAGGAATTGATTTTGGGATCAAGGAGATAGATGGAGACATAGAGGAGACAGAAAAAGAAGGAGAGATAGAGAGAAGACAAGAGTGTAAGAGACTAGGTTGGAAAAGGGAGCCGTGCGGTGCGGCGCGGTACCGTGACGGAGGCGGACGAGAAGCgacaacaaagagaaaagagaaaggggAAGGAGCTTGGATTGGGGGAAGGGGagacttggttttttttttttaatacaaaacgATTTCATTTCAGTGTTCCGATGAAGGGAGAGCGCATTAAGAACTAGTATGAGTTTCGGAGTGCAAGTTTGAGGATAAAATTGTGTAACTATTAATTTTAAGGATCACTTTGAGACTCGAGTACAACTTTAGGGATTACTTTAAGTTtgtccataaattctaatttcatgcttctttgatctatttCTTAATTCAACAACTATGATTAAAAACAAAGCATTAAACTTATaattatataacataatattggaattaatttaaaacatatatacctTTTTTATTCCTCTTAGAGTGCATATGGGTTGAGTGAAATCGAGTTTGCTTTGACCTGGACTCGACCATAAATAATGATtgatcgggtctatttttgaTACTATTATTCGGtcttagacccgatgaaatcacaccaaattaaccCCAAAGTATTTGGATCCAAGCCGAAATTTCGGTCCAGACCTGGTTATGTATACCCGTAGTTGAACTAAAGACCTCTtactaaatacaaaaaaatccttaattactaaaaaagatcattaattaataatttaatacattttttacataaatattagttaaattttaaattattataaaattatataataatattatattttttttataactcaCAAATTAAAAGCAGGTaagattataattaaaatattctcaACTCaccagaaaaaataaaattagatctaAACTCCACCCTATTTATTGCCATCActatttaaaattcttatctgAATCATACGTCCTCAATTGTCGAATTATGCTCATTGGAATCAGAATTTATAGTCCATTCTAAATAAAAGACCATAAAAATGGAGaaggaaaaaatatataatacacaGGACGAGTTAGGTGGAACTATTGTGAGCCCACGACAAAACAACCAACTAATTAGACATATTGAAttgatctattttaattattattttgtttgttctataaaaatatttttttaatagattaaGGCGAATAATTATTCTTACAAATAGAAATTGagtgaaaaaggtttaaatttataaataaaataacatatataaaagttaaaaaaatatttacactcACAAgcagaattaaaataaaacttaaaactcTATATATTCTATTCCATCTATTGTGCCCCTTAATAATATAccataaaattgaatttaaaaagtgTGTGTTTTAAAGCATAGTAAAACCCTACAATTTTATTTAGTTGTTAATCTTGTATAAGAACTttgatcccaaaaaaaaaaaaataattgtaagaATTATGCACCATGTGTGGTTGGTTTGGTAAAAAGGCACAATATGAATCATCCCTTCTTGTCGGAGACAAAACTACGTGTACCGCTGAGAGTATCATCCCACTATGCAAGAATATATGATAAGGAAATTAAAAACGATACACAGTAATAAATAACTTTTCATTTtgtgataataatatttaaatggaCGACCCAGAACAAACCTTGTCTTAGTCAAACATTTTCTCATGATGCGAGTTATGACATTTGGATAAAAGAAAGCGACTTGCAATACAAATTAATTATTGATCGAATATTTAaggtatgaataataataatgctaCAGCATGTGGATAAGGTTGAAGAATCATATGATATACACTTGTGTTGGTTATGAATAGTGAATACTACTCACACCACACGCACACAGACACACATATTTAATTAGTATCTactaattttgagttaattaagTTTTACAAAATAATTTCAAAGATTATATTAACCCCAATAAAAAGATATTTACATTAAGTGTGTATTTGAATTACCATTTGTAAATGaaagtttgtataaaattaattttgtaaaagtaattttgataaaaaataagttaGTATTAATATTGTTTATGTTTGGTAActttatttaaaatgaattataataaactaaatattgtttgaattatattattcaaaattatttttagataaaaaattacagaaaaagatataaatttaaataattattttatgttattttataatttcattttaaatatttaaataaaatttattatattttttaatatttttagtactctaatagaattaatagaataataatacaaataaaaaaatattccatacaaaaaaataacaataacaataaaagaactcataaaaacagaaattttataaaaaataatatgtataagaaaatattaaaaagatatattataaaaaaaaaaataaatatatgaagAATAAAAGACATCATTGGTATATAGAACATAAAATTTAATCCAACGTAAAAAATTAAACGAAAAACTAGaacttttagtttttaataaacataaattgAAGACAAAAAATCACTTTTATATTTACAGAATAAAAATATTgtcaaatataaagataaaattatcaAAGAACTCAAACGAATTTATCTCTTATCCAAACAAATCTAAACACCCCTTAAGTAACTATTACAATACTAAATTTAGCTGTctacaataatattatattatactaaTATATTGAGGGTTAATTCTATGATGCTTATAAATTAGTGCTTAAATTTTACTTAAATTATCTTTTGtagtaagttttgattttttaaaaattatttattgttatatcttttaaattaaatattattttttaattttttttaataaataagcaACATTTTTTAGGCACCATAGCATTTACCTATATGGAGATAAAAGTTTGATCACAGGCTAATAGAATCACATTTTCCAAAAATAGGAAATGTAattgattatttaaaaaaaaatgtaatcCAATAGAGGAATTCCATTTCGTACAAACTAAAAACTGGACTATATCACATTGActagtttttaataatttttttccccCTTCACGTTTGCCAAACTCAAGTCTAAATCAAGTGGTAGCCATTGAGATTAAATATTTATGAGTATATTAAGTTAATAGCAAGAAATTGATTTCTTCAAAGAAAGGAAAGGTCAGAGTtcagacaaaaaataaaaaaagaagattaattaaacaaaaaaagggTTTATCCGTTGAGGGAATATGGTCCGTTAAATAATTGACACGTGTCAAAGCTGGGTTGATTGGAGAAACCATTGGCTCCCACTGTGGTCTGTGGCAAGGGTGGGTCCCACTTAAAAGACGGAAAAGCACGTGAGCCCGCCAATGACacactctctttctctttctctttctctttcttcctcACAAcgctttctctctcttcctctctattcactctcattcattcattcttttcttttcttttctttcattttcttttctttgttgctGTGCGTGACGAAACGAAACGATGAACGGGTCTCTCGCTCAGCGTGCGGCACAGGGCGTGTTTACCATATTCAGCAATGCTTCTTCTTCTCATTCTCAGTCTCCGTTTCCCGCATTCTTCGTTCCTAGGGTTTCTTCCTTCTCTTCAaagcctcctcctcctccttcctcttcttcttcatccgtTTACTATACTTCCTGTTCTTGCTATTGCGCCTCTTCTCTCTACTCTATTAAGCCTAAGATTAAGGCACAAGACTATCTTGCCTCTCCTCCCAAAATGGCAGCTGTCTCTACCCGCACTTTCCTCAACGCTCGCTCTGAACAAggttcctctttctctttcttcatctcatttcttttattattattattgagctgGAATGAATCAAGAAACTTTGAGAAGGAATGAGGTTTGGATGCAATGATTgggtggatttttattttattttattttattttttattttaatttaatgtatgCTGTTATGGTTTGGTGATGTATTAATTTGGTTTCTTTAGGTTTGGGATTTTTGTTTTTATCTGTGCCGGCTGCTGTTTGGGCCTTTTTTTGCTTATGTAATTTATAACTAACTGCTAGACTCTAGCGCTTTTTCCAGCTTTGCATGGAAAAAGGGTGAGGATTAATTATATTGTAATGTTAGGGAAATGATTAGGTAGTTCTATGATacataattttttcatttttggtatatattttttgttaattgtaTACTTCCTAATGGGAAGAGAAGGAAGGAGGATAAATCATGCATAGTTATTTCAGACACAGCTAATTTATAGTGGTCCAGTTTTGCAATTAAAAGAGAATCAAAATTATAGCCTATGACTACATATTGAGAAATGAAAATTCTGAGGGATGAAAATTACGAGGCTTGGTAATTTTAGTTTTGTTGAGCTAGTGGGAAAGCAATATATAGGTCTGTCTGTCAGTGGACTGCAGGGTATTAACATAGGTGATAAGACAAAAGGAAGATTCTGTCTGTTAGAGTCTGAGATGTAGAGATGTAGATACAAGAATATAGTAGAAGAGAAGGTATCCGCATGACTTTTTtgctttattattactattattgttattgttattattattgtttgaaGCAAAAAATTTTACATTGATGAGTTTTGAGTACAATCTTTCTTCCACAAAATTCATCTCCCTTCACGATACTTGTTTATTTGCAGAGCTTCTTTCTGGAATCAAGAAGGAAGCACAATCAGGAAATCTGCCTGCTCATGTTGCTGCAGGCATGGAAGAAGTGTACAAAAACTATAAAAGTGCAGTAAgttaatattcatattttttttatttttcatacacGTGCATCCTCCACACACTTTGTGGTTTAACATTCAATTTTATGCATGCTTTTTGCTGCCTGGACATTTTTCTTGACATACAATTCAAGAAGTGAAGCTGTGCATCTTCATTCTTTCAGATTAATTATTCCTACTATCTTTAAAAAGGGATGCCAGTTCCCTTATGATTCACCATGGAGCTGAATTCCCAAAATAATGTGCTTTGAGGATGACACAATAGCTGTATCTGTCAGCGCTATAATATATTCTTGTTTGTTTGCTTCAGCCTAATTGATGCATGATCGATTATTTATGTAACAAGAACTGAATATTAGTTTTTTACCAAACATCTAGCCCCCCAATtcaacacccccccccccccccaaaacacaaaaaaaaaattgccctaacaaaagaaaaaacctCCTACGTGTCTCTTTAATTCAGATGTTGGACACTGATATGAATGGTACATAGAGAGAAAGGAGAGGAATTGCAAAGAAAAATGTATTAGGGATTGCGGAGCATATGGCCAGTATACCTTACCAAACAATATCTTTTTAATCCCCAAAGAAGGAAAATATTCAAATGCATTCAATGCCTTGAGAACATAAAAACATTCAATACTTTCTTTATTTAGAATTTAGGAAGATATATTGGGGAAATGTTCTGTATAGCATGTGAATATAATTGGGAACGTGTTAGAGCTCCCGAACTCCCCGAATTCTTAGTCAAATGAACATAGACCTGATAACAGATGGTTTCCTATCTATAACCTTGGTTTCATATTTGCTTTAACAGATGTAACTTTTGGAATTATTacacttgaaatttttaaaaatttttttagtgcTTTGATTATTACCTGAAACTTATTCATTGTCGTAGCATGGATAATCTTGATGATAATGAAAGCAGTTATTATTATGGAATTTAAAAGGCTTAGACAACTTAGACACGCTTCTTGTGCTTGCAATCACATTTCAGGTAGTCAAAAGTGGAAATCCCAAGGCAGACGAGATTGTTTTGTCAAATATGTCTGCTTTTCTAGATCGCATAGCTTTGGATGTGTCGGTAAGGTTGAATTCTCAGATATGCTGTGCTGCTTGTTTCCATGCTCatagaatttttatttaaagaatatttcATATTTAGACATGCATCTGGAATATATGCATGTTTAGCTTGATATTTTTCCCCTGCATTAGATGAATGACATGCTCAAAGCTTTTTACTGATTtttcccccccctttttttttttgaataggaTCCCTTTGTCTTTGAGCCACACCACAAAGCAAAGAGGGAGCCTTTTGACTACTACACGTTTGGTCAAAATTATATCCGTCCTCTAATTGATTTCAAGTGAGTTTTAAAACTTGTGTCTCTCTTTCTTATGTTTGATATCAACCTGTTTGATTTACTGATTTGACTTTAATAGTTGATCACCTACACTTAATAGAGTAAGCTAGTAAGAGAGTAAAGACAATTAGCTTGATGGGATAGCTGTAACTACTGAGACAGTTGTGATAACTAATTTAAGATAGAATGACCTCTCTGCTCGAGGCTTGCTTGTGCTTACAAGCTATACACATCTACACACTTGTCTACACATGTATATAAAGCACAATTCAACGCTAACACTAAATTAATATACAGAATATTCAGAATCATACTCTCAAATTCTCCTCATTTCTAAAACTCTATTATATTATTAGTAAATCTCATTCATGCCATTTACTTCACCAATAGACTTGTGTTGTCTGCGGAATGTGGCAAACTGTAAACCCCATTCTCAAAGTGTTTGGGCTTTTTGATAACCAGTTTTAAATACAATATGAATTCCATCATGCTGTGCCTCAGCTTTACGCAATTTGGGTGGATCTTTGTTGCAGAAATTCTTATGTTGGCAACATGCCCCTTTTCACTGAAATGGAAGAAAGACTTAAGAAGGTTACAGTTTTTAATGTCCTTACTTTTTATGCCTTTGAGTTATCTATTTGATTATTTGCTTGCTGTATATTCTCCCTTTGTTAACATTTTAATAGATGTGGGAGGGAATTCTAAGACTCAAATATTACTGCAGGGACACAATATCATCTTGATGTCAAATCACCAGACTGAAGCAGATCCTGCTGTTATTGCACTGCTAATTGAAAAAAAGGCCCCACATCTTGCTGAAAACatggtaatttttttataatttgttttgttgttttaacAGTCTTTGTGTACATGTGTAACTGCTGAAGTAATTGAATTCTGCCAATTGTTATACAGATCTATGTAGCAGGAGATAGAGTTGTTACTGATCCTTTGTGCAAGCCCTTCAGTATTGGCAGGTTTATTTTATACTTCTctttattaaatttgaaatatgcCCATATGTTTATTTTAACAAATGTAGTTGACGTAATAATCTTTGTTTTTATAGGAATCTGATTTGTGTATACTCTAAAAAGCACATGCTTGACGACCCCTCACAAATAGagatgaaaaaaaaagcaaatacaCGGAGTTTGAAGGAGATGGCTGTGCTTTTAAGGTATATCTATTAGTGTAGAGTTAATAACTGTTTTTCTTTATAGATTCTGAATTCTGTAGTTTATCAATCTTAGTCCATGTTTTCTTGGAACCagtaagttttgaaatttaaatataattcttAAAAGGAAATATAAAAAGTAACTGCAGAGAATTTCTTCAATTAATTGTTTGTGTTGGTTGGTCAAATGTCCATTATTTTGGCTTTCAGCTGTTAAAGTTCTGTTTTTTGGTACAGGGGTGGATCTCAGCTAATCTGGATTGCCCCAAGTGGTGGTAGGGATCGAACAGATCCAAAAACTGGAGAATTTGTACCAGTAAGTTAATTTTCCTGTTAAAATGAGATTAAAAAAGAGCATTACAGTCCCAGTTATTTGAAGTTATCATATCATAGATATATCATAGATATAATGTAACTTAATCATATTGACCAGTAGAATAGTTCAAACTCATGTTTTCTTGTAGTTATTCTTTTCTATGCTGACTTTTAGGTTGTTTTATGCTTCCATTAGTTTACATAGATTCTCTTTAGATTGTGTCAGATAAATCTTAACCTAAGAAAAACATTGAGGGTGATTTTTCAAGGTCAAAAGGGTATTAAGTTGGTGACAGTGATAGACAGAGTTCCTCTGCCTATTATAAATCTAATGTTATCTTTCCTAAATGCAGTCCAGCAACTCTGAAAAATTAGATTATTGTTCACAGTTATTTCCTTCTCTTTTGcgtgtaaaaataaaatatgaacatTAGGATTTGTATCAGAACTGAGAAGTTGTGAACAAACCTTGTGATCAAGCTCTACTTTGTGCATTACACTGCCAGTTCTACTATCTTTCCGTACTGATATAAGGTATTTAGGCACCCTTTGATCCTGCTTCAGTAGACAATATGCGAAGACTTGTTGAGAATTCTGGTCCACCAGGTCATATATATCCTATGGCATTACTGTGCTATGATATAATGCCCCCTCCAGCAACGGTATGGTTCTTGTCTTGCAGAGTCCATTTTGGTTTATTGTTGTTTGTTTTATTGATATCTTATATTAATGTGTGTGTACATATATTTTCAGGTGGAAAAAAAGATTGGGGAGAAAAGAATTATATCTTTTCATGGGACTGCCTTATCTGTGACTCCACCAATAAGCTTTTCTGGTGGAAAACCTGAACAGGTTTGTTAAATTTTATATCCTGGACTTTTCAGTACCCATGTTTATTAGATTTCTTATTTGCCATTGACTCCACCAGTTTTCCTGGGAGAAATCACCTATTGTCGAATTGTTATCTTCCAACTGAGGAGTTGTAATTAATTAAGAGTCATAACAATCTTATTTTGTTTAAAGCTGTATTTCAAGTACAAAAAAagtgatatttttgtttttgttgttgagACTGCACAAATAAATTCCAAGTAAAATTTATGCTTTTAAGAAGTCCCTCCCTGATCTGCCTATGACTTTTGAATGTAAAAATTGTGATGGCCTGCAAGTAGAACTTTGCCTCATCTGAATGTATTACCTACCTTCTTTTCGTGAAATGAATACTTGTGAAACTAAGTGCAATGCCTGTCTTTTGTATCCTTGAGTTCTCTACTCAAATCAACAGGTGGTTTTAACTTGTAAAATCTAAGTTTGAAAAAGAGATTGCGTTCTTTTCCATCGTTAATTTGATTGGTATGCTATGGATTATATTTGGACTTTGGAGCAGGCCAAGGATGACTATACAAAAGTTCTGTATGATTCCGTGACTGAGCAATATACTGTGCTGAAAGCTGCGGTACATGGCAAAAAAGGGTTACAAGCGTCAACTCCTAAAGTCTCGTTGTCACAGCCGTGGAACTAGTTCAAATCTGAATGTTCTTCATTATATTTTTCTCTGATAATCAGGTACAATTCTAACTTTGTAATCTTAGAAATATGCAGCTGTATAACTACACATACGTTAATCTGGCGGATACAATTTAAAGTGGATAATATCTTTAAATTTAAGTGCAGAGAAAGGATTTAAATGGGAGGTCCGAATAATATCATATTTACTTAAACCtggaaaattataattaatattctatttttctcattttttttcctttgctgAAGGTCGAAATGTTTTTTTCCCCTTATAAGACGCTTTCAAGCAATTTTATCCGAGTCTCACCAGAGTGCAGAGGGAATTGCTCGTTGCTTGCTGCCTTCACCCAATGAATGATTAGCTATTTAGCTGGATGGAAGTTTGCAGGCACCTTTTTCTTaaacctttttgttttgttttttgaattttttggatATACCTTTATGATATAGTTGAATTCAGCAGGAACCTGTTTCAAAAGGTTCAAATTCAGCCACTTTACTGTACAGGTCCCTCTTAGTTCCGGTCCCATTGACTGATCATCAAGATTACTACATTTGAATATTATTTTGTTACTCACAATTTTGTGTATCAATCTCTTGTAGCTAGTTGAATGAATACATGAAAGCTAATTACTACTTCCATGTATAACTTTCAAGTCAAATTCATTCCACAATATATATGATTGTTTGGCCCTACTACAACCTGTCTCTTGATGAAATGTTTTAGATTGTGAGATTGGATGAAGagcattaaatattttttattttttgttgtcgtCCACGGTATCTTCCAGTGCTATAGGCCAAGGGTTAATATGCTGCAAATCTGAactttatttaagagtttattaTTGATCAATGGATTGCTGCTTTAATAAGGCGGATTTCGAACCCCGTTTTTATTCTATCACAAAGACAGGGTCTAacagtttttcaaaataaaaataacagatTTTCTTGGGTTGCTGACTTGCTGTGTGCCCCGTTATTTGTTTGAACTGGCTGTCTGTCCTTTAATACTTGAATATGGATCAAAGCAATTATATTTAGGCCCAGCTCGTAAAGAACATGCTTGGGCTATTTATGaggtgaaaaaaaagagagaagagaagcttATGTCCTTATCCTACTTTTTAATAGTTGACGTATACCTTTAGCCGTTTACGCTGTAGTTGTTCAGGTAGTAAAAAAAAGTGAGTCATTTTAAAAGAAAACGGTAAAGTGATAGAAGAAAAGTGACAGTAAATGTCTCAATTGATCATTGAAGGATGCTTGTCCTAGTCCTAACACTGCCAGTGCCAATGCTCCTACGGAAGCAAGCACACATTTGCTGCTGCTACTTCTTTGCCATTTGCCCAATCCTCTTGCATCCCATTGCATTTGCATCTCCATCATCTTTTTCTCTATTTAGGGTTTTCCTTTTTAGTGCCTTTTGCTTTCAGCATGGGGAAAGCCAATTTTCACTTGTGCTGATGGATTTCGTTTAGGTCATCAAGATCCTTTCAAGATTTTAAGCTTGGTTTGAGGGTAAAAGTGGAATATATGTCTTTCTACGCAATTTTATCTCTTTGAAAGGAGACTTAGGTGTAGCTAGAGTAGTGAGGCATTATTGATTTTTCTCCGTTATTAACTTCTTTACCTAATTTTTGTTACTATATGCATGCCATTTTTCATTTAATTCCTCCTCTAAATTTTAACTTGGTCCTTTCTATACTTAAATTTCCCTTTTCCCCAGCTTTGCTGTTTATAGCAATATCATCACTGTCCCACAGCAGCAACTTAGCGTTAAAATCTTGAAACACTTGGAATCGAGCCAGGCCCCATGATGTTCATTTTACCCTATGTCTTTCAAGTTTCAACTAGGGTAAACTTCTCTACCACATATCAACAAGAGagagaaattaaaaatacaatattCTTGGAGCATTTCTTTACTAGGTCTACTTCAAGAACAtgcatatatacataatatataattttaggggtttcatttaatttttaaattaaattaaaattggtAGTTGAACATATTTTCGACTACGTATTAAATGTAATATaaatttatgtacaatttttctaaaaaaaaaaactatagtaCTAGCTAGTTAATTATAAGGAAAATTAAGActtgacatttattattttttattatttgaagagGTGGTGTCCACTGTCCAcagaaatatacaaaaatattatcctTCAAATTCCTATGTGAAACACGAGAAAGGGTGAGGGGTACCCTCACTGTATTTTTCTAACTCCATGCACAAGAAGATTCCCCCAAGAATGACACTACTACACCTATTCAGTTCAAGATTTTACCTTTTATAAAATGACAAGGATCAATTTCGGGGAAATAATAAACATCGTTTAGATACGtggatatataaatttttttgttagtcgattattgttaggatttggttgaattaatcCCATATTGCTTAGGATAGTAAATGGAGTGAGTGACCTagactataaatatgaggctaagttctccatttgtttttgcaccagtcagaaacactttaaacttgtatctgatttttcttttcctctatactctttgattagagagtgttgtgaggtgtagttagatatttgctttgagagagtgtgagtgtactggggtgccggtgttagagagaaagaagtctatatgttgtaacaattttcacatagtgatattctctggttgtcatttgacaacggccgtggttttttctccgataattagagtttccacgttaaattcttgtgttgtaattgtgtctattttatttctctatcaaaggtgttttctcaaggggaatggtgtcttattcccaacaattattaactgatttttttgtttctttactAGTATCGGttacaaaaaagaaaatacaCAGTTTGGTCCCTATAATTACACTTGAGCCTCAAATTAGTTCTTGATATTTCAATCGTCTCAATTTAGTTTCTGAACTTTTCAATTGACTCTGTGACGAAAATCACGACAGGGACTaatatgattaaaatttaaaaagtttaaggaTTAAATTGAGGTAATTAAAATTTCAAGAATTAAATTGAGATTAGAGTGTAACTTCAAGATCAAACTGAGTATTTTCTCGTTACAAAATTAAGAAACATGGTATTCTATCTCTGGTCCCCATTGAATAATTTGTAGGTGGTGGTAAGTGGTAACGTTACGACACGATTAACCCTAAATAAAGCTTAGGGCGAtgtgattatttaattaatagaaaGAAAATGAGTGGCCTAATTAAGGTTGCATGCACGAGACTTACGAATAATGTCACATTGTCATGCAAGTATTTAATagtatataattagtattttacTAGTTACGATAAACAGAAGAGTGGCAACAAGATCTTGCCGAGGAGTGTGCATGTTCAATTCCTTCGAGGAGCCAATTACAGCTTCTAACCAAACCATATACATTATAAAGATACCACATctataataaaatccaaacaaataATATACATATATGTTGTTATGAGAGCCAATTAAGTATAATATATGGCTcgttttaatttcttgcattgtgGTAAGCTCTGGGGGTGTGTGTGTGAGAGTTAATTAGTTTAAAGTATAATGTCATACTTAAAATTCTTATAGCTtaacttttgtttttatttataaatgtgaaaacatagttcagccacaaaaaaaaaaaaaaaaaactgcgaAAACAAATGCAGGTTTTATTTTATACATGTGATGTTCTATTCTGAAATTTatcataaatatttaatttaatttcaaaatcttaaacggtaaataagataataatttaagaAATTTATTTCTGTTAATAATTGTGTTATGTTATTGTATGGTTATTCTCTTTGTGGTGTAACTCGTCCAGTAGCAGTGATTGAATTTGCTCTATTTTTTAGTGGATGAGGTATATCTTGATGGATGAATAATACGAGTTGTAAATATCTATAAAAGCTTAAGTCAGTAACAATAACAAGAATTCAGAACTTAGCTTTGAGAGATAGAAGGTGTTTAACATTAGGTGAATGacattgatgtcatataatcgtTTGATCATTAAATCAATAATGATGACTATTAGTATGGTCAATTATAAACTCAAAATTAAGATACCATAAAATCGAATTATGACTCCTACGTAACATTTGTTTTAAGATACTGAGACAAATGTTGGGAGATTGAGactcaatatcatgtttgttgaTTCAGAGATTGgtattaaaatttctgtctctatctCCAAAAACTAAAATTTCAGGA
Coding sequences within it:
- the LOC112800056 gene encoding glycerol-3-phosphate acyltransferase, chloroplastic-like, with translation MNGSLAQRAAQGVFTIFSNASSSHSQSPFPAFFVPRVSSFSSKPPPPPSSSSSSVYYTSCSCYCASSLYSIKPKIKAQDYLASPPKMAAVSTRTFLNARSEQELLSGIKKEAQSGNLPAHVAAGMEEVYKNYKSAVVKSGNPKADEIVLSNMSAFLDRIALDVSDPFVFEPHHKAKREPFDYYTFGQNYIRPLIDFKNSYVGNMPLFTEMEERLKKGHNIILMSNHQTEADPAVIALLIEKKAPHLAENMIYVAGDRVVTDPLCKPFSIGRNLICVYSKKHMLDDPSQIEMKKKANTRSLKEMAVLLRGGSQLIWIAPSGGRDRTDPKTGEFVPAPFDPASVDNMRRLVENSGPPGHIYPMALLCYDIMPPPATVEKKIGEKRIISFHGTALSVTPPISFSGGKPEQAKDDYTKVLYDSVTEQYTVLKAAVHGKKGLQASTPKVSLSQPWN